A single window of Halobacillus naozhouensis DNA harbors:
- the hisIE gene encoding bifunctional phosphoribosyl-AMP cyclohydrolase/phosphoribosyl-ATP diphosphatase HisIE, which yields MKLQDVVFDEKGLVPAIVQDARSKEVLTLAYMNKESIELTLEKEETVFYSRSRKELWHKGETSGHTQKVVGIRFDCDQDALLVQVIPSGPACHKGDYSCFTESLLSHDVRADGQPYAIIDELKKVLAERKTTLPENSYTSQLFQEGVDRIAKKIGEEAGEVIIAAKNDDPEELSLESADLLFHLLLLLTDRGVSLDQVLAVLEKRHQQ from the coding sequence ATGAAATTGCAAGACGTTGTATTTGACGAAAAAGGGTTAGTGCCTGCGATTGTGCAAGATGCTAGGTCGAAAGAGGTGCTGACGCTTGCCTATATGAATAAAGAATCCATTGAACTTACCTTAGAAAAGGAAGAAACGGTTTTCTACAGCCGTTCCCGAAAAGAGCTTTGGCATAAGGGGGAGACATCAGGTCATACTCAGAAAGTAGTGGGAATTCGCTTTGACTGTGATCAGGATGCCTTGTTAGTTCAGGTCATTCCATCTGGCCCAGCTTGTCATAAGGGTGATTATAGCTGCTTTACTGAGTCTTTGCTAAGCCATGATGTGCGTGCGGATGGTCAGCCCTATGCCATTATAGACGAATTAAAAAAAGTACTGGCTGAACGGAAGACGACTTTACCTGAGAATTCATATACCTCCCAGCTTTTTCAGGAAGGCGTTGACCGTATCGCTAAAAAAATTGGTGAAGAAGCGGGCGAAGTCATCATTGCTGCGAAAAACGATGACCCTGAAGAGCTTTCACTGGAGTCTGCAGATTTATTATTTCATTTATTACTATTATTAACTGATCGAGGAGTCAGCCTTGATCAAGTGCTGGCTGTATTAGAAAAACGACATCAACAATAA
- the hisF gene encoding imidazole glycerol phosphate synthase subunit HisF — translation MLSKRIIPCLDVKDGRVVKGVQFVDIRDAGDPVELAKVYDDQGADELVFLDISASHEGKRTMIDVVRAVASELAIPFTVGGGIRTLEDIKETLRNGADKVSLNSAAVRRPELIREGADYFGSQCIVVAIDARFDSTADSWRVYTHGGRTSTEWLVTEWAEEAVRLGAGEILLTSMNQDGQKSGFDLPLLQAVQEVVQVPVIASGGAGSAEHFYEVFDKVNADAALAASIFHYKETSIGNVKKYLAGRGVVVR, via the coding sequence ATGTTATCGAAGCGGATTATTCCCTGCTTAGATGTAAAGGACGGACGAGTAGTAAAAGGAGTTCAATTCGTTGATATTCGTGATGCAGGTGATCCTGTTGAACTGGCGAAAGTATATGATGACCAAGGGGCGGATGAGCTTGTTTTTCTCGACATTTCCGCAAGCCATGAAGGAAAAAGAACAATGATTGACGTCGTAAGAGCAGTTGCTTCAGAACTGGCGATCCCTTTTACAGTGGGGGGAGGGATTCGTACGTTAGAAGACATTAAGGAAACGTTACGCAACGGTGCTGATAAAGTTTCCTTAAACTCCGCAGCTGTTCGACGGCCCGAGTTGATACGAGAAGGGGCTGACTACTTTGGCAGCCAGTGTATCGTTGTAGCTATTGACGCCCGGTTCGATAGCACTGCAGATTCGTGGCGGGTGTACACCCATGGAGGCCGGACCTCTACGGAGTGGCTGGTCACGGAATGGGCCGAAGAAGCTGTTCGCCTGGGGGCGGGAGAAATTCTGTTAACCTCAATGAATCAAGATGGTCAGAAGTCAGGCTTTGATTTGCCTTTACTACAAGCTGTACAGGAAGTTGTGCAAGTTCCGGTCATTGCCTCAGGCGGTGCCGGTTCTGCAGAGCATTTTTACGAAGTGTTTGACAAAGTGAATGCTGATGCTGCACTGGCGGCTTCTATTTTCCATTACAAAGAAACATCGATAGGGAACGTGAAGAAGTACTTAGCAGGGAGAGGAGTCGTTGTGCGATGA
- the hisA gene encoding 1-(5-phosphoribosyl)-5-[(5-phosphoribosylamino)methylideneamino]imidazole-4-carboxamide isomerase: MSFTIFPAIDMREGKCVRLEQGDFDKQTVYGDSPFEVARGFAGAGASWIHMVDLDGAKKGSKQNAEHVLKVARELDCNVQIGGGIRSEQDAAFYLDQGVDRVIVGSLAIRDLPLTKQLLKNYKEKIVIGLDARDGYIATEGWLERSEVKAVDLGKELAEAGAETFIYTDIAKDGMLQGPNTKEIVRLASETGVDVIASGGIQGLEDLQELKKYQDQHVIGSIVGKALYTNRFQLSEALHEEVR; the protein is encoded by the coding sequence ATGAGTTTTACAATATTTCCTGCAATTGATATGCGTGAAGGAAAGTGTGTCCGTTTAGAACAAGGCGATTTTGACAAACAAACTGTTTATGGAGACAGTCCGTTCGAAGTGGCAAGAGGATTTGCTGGCGCCGGGGCTTCCTGGATTCACATGGTCGATTTGGATGGGGCAAAAAAAGGATCAAAGCAAAATGCTGAACACGTCTTAAAGGTGGCTCGCGAACTCGATTGTAACGTACAAATTGGAGGGGGTATCCGTTCTGAACAGGATGCGGCTTTTTATCTCGATCAGGGAGTTGACCGCGTCATTGTCGGCTCACTAGCTATACGTGATCTTCCATTAACGAAACAGCTTTTAAAAAATTATAAAGAAAAAATAGTTATCGGATTAGATGCACGAGATGGCTATATAGCAACAGAAGGCTGGCTTGAACGTTCTGAAGTCAAGGCGGTTGATTTAGGAAAAGAACTGGCCGAGGCTGGCGCAGAAACCTTTATTTATACCGATATTGCCAAGGATGGAATGCTCCAGGGCCCAAATACGAAAGAAATTGTTCGACTGGCCTCTGAAACAGGTGTAGACGTGATTGCATCAGGCGGAATTCAAGGACTTGAAGATCTACAGGAACTAAAAAAATATCAAGATCAGCACGTCATTGGCTCAATTGTAGGGAAAGCTTTATATACGAATCGTTTTCAGCTGTCTGAGGCGCTCCACGAGGAGGTGCGCTAA
- the hisH gene encoding imidazole glycerol phosphate synthase subunit HisH: MIGIIDYGMGNLFSVSKALERLEVPYKIGDQPSKLENCHGYILPGVGAFPDAMKALHEHQFIDFIKRKVDKGVPLYGICLGMQLLFEESEEGGSTAGLGLFPGKIKRFTGLDHQGTSYKVPHMGWNQLMIHQLDRPILAKVEEEFVYFVHSYVVQTEESSLLYATADYHMAVPAIVGRDNLVASQFHPEKSGRAGMQLLENFCKQMVHSKEHV, encoded by the coding sequence ATGATTGGAATCATAGACTATGGAATGGGAAATTTATTCAGCGTTTCTAAAGCACTAGAAAGGCTTGAGGTTCCTTATAAGATCGGTGATCAACCAAGTAAACTTGAAAACTGCCATGGTTATATATTACCGGGAGTAGGGGCATTTCCTGACGCGATGAAAGCATTACATGAGCATCAGTTTATCGATTTTATTAAAAGAAAAGTGGATAAAGGTGTGCCACTTTATGGGATATGTCTGGGAATGCAACTTTTATTTGAAGAAAGCGAAGAAGGCGGTTCGACGGCTGGACTGGGTTTATTTCCCGGGAAAATCAAACGGTTTACAGGTCTAGATCATCAAGGAACTTCTTATAAAGTGCCACATATGGGCTGGAACCAGTTAATGATTCATCAGCTAGACCGACCCATTTTAGCTAAAGTTGAAGAAGAATTTGTGTATTTCGTTCACTCCTATGTTGTTCAAACAGAGGAGTCCTCTCTTTTGTATGCCACAGCTGATTATCATATGGCTGTGCCGGCGATCGTGGGAAGAGATAATCTTGTAGCCAGTCAGTTTCATCCGGAGAAGAGTGGCCGGGCCGGGATGCAATTATTAGAAAACTTTTGCAAGCAAATGGTACACAGTAAGGAGCATGTGTGA
- the hisB gene encoding imidazoleglycerol-phosphate dehydratase HisB, with protein sequence MTVNRKALITRTTRETDIAIDFNVDGQGQSDLEVQVPFMAHMLELFTKHGLFDLNATGKGDVEVDDHHLTEDLGICLGQALRQALGDKKGIKRYGSMTLPMDETLVTVAIDLSDRPHLEWKAELPKDRVGTFDTENVHEFFWKLAVEARMNLHIVLHHGHNTHHIVEAMFKALARALDEATKIDPRIQGVPSTKGSL encoded by the coding sequence ATGACGGTAAATCGAAAAGCATTAATTACGAGAACGACTAGGGAAACGGATATAGCAATCGATTTTAATGTAGATGGCCAGGGACAGTCTGATCTTGAGGTGCAGGTACCTTTTATGGCCCATATGCTGGAGTTGTTCACTAAGCATGGGTTATTTGATTTAAATGCCACAGGTAAAGGCGATGTAGAAGTGGACGACCATCATTTGACAGAGGATCTTGGGATTTGCCTTGGGCAAGCTCTAAGACAGGCACTGGGGGATAAAAAAGGAATTAAACGATATGGCTCCATGACACTTCCCATGGATGAAACTCTTGTTACAGTGGCGATCGACCTAAGCGACCGGCCACATCTTGAATGGAAAGCAGAGCTGCCTAAAGACCGTGTTGGAACATTTGATACAGAGAATGTGCATGAGTTCTTTTGGAAGCTTGCGGTCGAAGCACGCATGAATCTCCATATTGTGCTTCACCATGGCCATAACACCCATCATATAGTCGAGGCAATGTTCAAAGCATTAGCCAGGGCATTGGATGAAGCCACCAAGATTGATCCCCGTATTCAAGGAGTGCCGAGTACGAAAGGAAGTTTATAA
- the hisD gene encoding histidinol dehydrogenase produces MRMMMRSDVSSLKRSVDQGTEEQRQAVREIIQDVKNNGDQAVRAYTKRFDRTDIENWRVTKTELAEAYTSIDENDRTILVEAAANIRNFHEKQRTTSWFDSNANGTILGQKVTPIDGAGIYVPGGTAAYPSSVLMNVIPAQVAGVKRIVMVTPPNTDGNIPAGVLAAAHLLGVEQVFKAGGAQAIAALAYGTETLAPVDKITGPGNVYVALAKREVFGDVDIDMIAGPSEVAVLADHTAKADEVAADLLSQAEHDARSSSILVTTEESLAEEVRTAVYSQLRTLPRYKIAKASIEDYGAIIVCDTKAEALETINEIAAEHLEIVTEHPFQDMAKVKHSGAIFLGPYSSEPVGDYYAGPNHVLPTNGTARFSSPLTVDDFVKKSSVISYSEQALQQNGDKIAQFARLEGLEAHARAIETRKERWK; encoded by the coding sequence ATGAGAATGATGATGAGATCTGACGTATCCTCCCTGAAGAGAAGTGTTGATCAGGGTACAGAGGAGCAGAGACAAGCAGTCCGGGAGATTATTCAAGATGTGAAGAATAACGGAGATCAAGCTGTTCGAGCTTACACGAAAAGATTTGATAGGACGGATATAGAGAACTGGCGTGTGACTAAGACGGAATTGGCTGAGGCATATACATCAATAGATGAGAATGATAGAACAATCCTGGTAGAAGCGGCTGCGAATATTAGAAACTTTCATGAAAAGCAACGGACGACATCATGGTTTGACTCGAATGCTAATGGGACAATCCTTGGACAAAAAGTGACGCCTATCGATGGAGCGGGAATTTACGTGCCCGGTGGAACGGCTGCTTATCCTTCTTCGGTCCTGATGAACGTAATCCCTGCCCAAGTGGCCGGAGTCAAACGGATCGTGATGGTTACCCCGCCAAACACCGATGGGAATATTCCAGCTGGGGTTCTTGCCGCAGCGCATCTATTAGGAGTAGAGCAAGTATTTAAAGCGGGAGGAGCCCAGGCTATCGCTGCTTTAGCTTATGGAACAGAAACACTTGCGCCTGTAGATAAAATTACTGGTCCAGGGAATGTATATGTAGCACTAGCTAAACGAGAAGTTTTCGGAGATGTGGATATCGACATGATTGCGGGGCCGAGTGAGGTTGCGGTGTTGGCAGATCATACTGCAAAAGCTGATGAGGTAGCGGCAGATTTGCTGTCACAAGCTGAACACGATGCCAGGTCTTCCAGTATTCTCGTTACAACTGAGGAGTCTCTGGCGGAAGAGGTTCGCACCGCTGTTTATTCCCAGCTTCGTACACTGCCTAGGTATAAGATCGCCAAAGCCAGCATCGAGGACTATGGCGCTATTATTGTGTGTGACACGAAAGCGGAAGCGCTGGAAACCATTAACGAAATCGCTGCAGAACACTTAGAAATTGTGACGGAACATCCTTTTCAAGATATGGCTAAAGTCAAGCATTCGGGAGCTATTTTTCTGGGGCCTTACAGCAGTGAGCCGGTGGGTGATTATTATGCAGGACCGAATCACGTGCTCCCGACGAACGGAACAGCACGGTTTTCAAGCCCGCTCACAGTAGATGATTTTGTTAAAAAGTCGAGTGTGATTTCTTATAGTGAACAAGCATTACAGCAAAATGGGGATAAGATTGCGCAATTTGCCAGGTTAGAAGGGTTAGAAGCTCATGCCAGAGCGATTGAAACACGCAAGGAGCGATGGAAATGA
- the hisG gene encoding ATP phosphoribosyltransferase produces the protein MSKPITIAMPKGRIYEEAAGLMEQAGYYIASDAEESRKLILEFPDQNIQIMMAKPMDVVTYVEYGAADIGIAGKDVLLEQDRDVYEVLDLHISPCYVAVAGLPDQPLGRIAPKIATKYPKVASDYFREQGAQIEIIPLNGSIELAPLIGLADRIVDIVSSGRTLKENGLVEYEKIADITSRLIVNPVSYRVKSREIDEMVHKLSDVVEVER, from the coding sequence ATGAGTAAACCCATAACGATCGCCATGCCAAAGGGAAGAATTTATGAGGAAGCGGCAGGGTTGATGGAGCAGGCAGGCTATTATATAGCCTCAGATGCTGAAGAGTCTAGAAAGCTGATTCTGGAGTTTCCTGACCAAAATATTCAAATTATGATGGCGAAACCGATGGATGTTGTTACGTATGTCGAATATGGAGCTGCAGATATCGGCATAGCAGGTAAGGATGTTCTGCTAGAGCAGGATCGTGATGTATATGAAGTGCTGGATTTACACATCAGCCCTTGCTACGTCGCAGTGGCAGGCCTGCCTGACCAGCCGCTAGGACGGATCGCTCCTAAGATTGCGACAAAATACCCGAAAGTGGCATCTGATTACTTCAGGGAACAGGGCGCGCAGATTGAGATTATCCCTCTAAATGGTTCGATTGAGCTCGCTCCACTCATTGGCCTGGCTGATCGAATCGTAGATATTGTTTCGTCAGGACGTACGTTAAAAGAGAACGGATTAGTAGAATATGAAAAGATAGCCGATATCACATCAAGACTGATCGTAAACCCAGTGAGTTACAGAGTAAAAAGCAGGGAAATTGATGAAATGGTGCATAAGCTGAGTGACGTAGTGGAGGTGGAACGTTGA
- a CDS encoding ATP phosphoribosyltransferase regulatory subunit: MAKRLMFEKPLGMRDTLPFFYNQKTKAREKLTSTILSYGYSLMDTPLLEYHETVGKMSATPEQQLFKLLDQQGHTLVLRPDMTAPIARVAASQLKEAEFPLRLAYEGPVFRAQQTEGGKPAQFEQVGTELIGDHSSYGDAEVIALLVESLKQAGLDDFVITIGHIGFVKSFFHDLLGKESEIIELLLQHLYRKNYVGFREDVKMSQLPEETKQALLSILRLRGGEEVFTASKALARNQSCMQAVNELKQLYKILKQYGVDRYVHVDLNLISHMNYYTGILFEGYAPKLGALLCNGGRYDTLLPSFQLNASATGFAIHLERLLEALEVQEQEDDVRVGVIVDDDTHAEGLQRAGALRHEGYYVLLQHIDQVPDLEKFKEQLHDSIDLTVRGGGLNE, translated from the coding sequence ATGGCTAAAAGGCTTATGTTTGAAAAACCACTGGGGATGCGCGATACGCTTCCTTTTTTTTATAATCAAAAAACGAAAGCCAGGGAAAAGCTGACATCTACGATTCTTTCCTATGGCTATTCGCTGATGGATACCCCGCTGTTAGAGTATCATGAAACGGTGGGTAAAATGAGTGCGACGCCGGAGCAGCAGTTGTTTAAGCTATTGGATCAGCAGGGTCACACGCTCGTTCTGCGTCCAGATATGACGGCACCAATTGCTCGTGTGGCCGCTTCACAGCTTAAGGAAGCTGAGTTCCCGTTAAGACTTGCATACGAAGGCCCAGTCTTCCGGGCTCAGCAGACTGAGGGGGGCAAGCCGGCCCAGTTTGAACAAGTTGGTACAGAGCTGATCGGCGATCATTCATCTTACGGGGATGCTGAAGTGATTGCCTTATTAGTGGAATCATTGAAACAGGCGGGCTTAGATGATTTTGTTATTACAATTGGCCACATTGGTTTTGTAAAGTCTTTCTTCCATGATCTGCTTGGGAAGGAGTCTGAAATAATAGAGCTTCTCTTACAACATTTATATCGAAAAAATTATGTAGGGTTTCGGGAAGACGTTAAGATGAGTCAGCTTCCTGAAGAAACGAAACAGGCTTTGCTTTCCATCTTGAGACTGCGCGGCGGGGAAGAAGTGTTTACAGCCAGTAAAGCACTGGCCCGAAACCAATCGTGTATGCAGGCTGTGAACGAATTAAAGCAGCTTTATAAAATATTGAAACAGTATGGCGTTGACAGGTATGTACACGTAGATCTTAATTTAATCAGCCATATGAATTACTACACGGGAATATTGTTCGAAGGGTATGCGCCCAAGCTAGGGGCATTACTTTGTAACGGAGGCCGTTATGATACTTTGCTGCCATCCTTTCAACTAAACGCTTCAGCAACGGGCTTTGCCATACACTTAGAACGATTGCTTGAGGCGCTGGAGGTTCAGGAGCAGGAGGACGACGTCAGAGTGGGAGTAATCGTCGATGATGATACACATGCGGAAGGCTTGCAAAGAGCCGGGGCACTACGTCACGAAGGGTACTATGTTCTGCTGCAGCATATCGATCAGGTCCCAGATTTAGAAAAATTTAAAGAACAGCTTCATGATAGTATAGATTTAACTGTAAGAGGAGGCGGTCTTAATGAGTAA
- a CDS encoding glycerol-3-phosphate dehydrogenase/oxidase, with translation MKMFSSYHRQDQFEQLNREQWDLLVIGGGITGAGIALDAASRGMKTAVVEMQDYAAGTSSRSTKLVHGGLRYLKQFEVKMVAEVGKEREIVYENGPHVTTPEWMMLPFHEGGTFGPFTTSIGLRVYDYLAGVKKGERRTMLTPEETIEREPLVKRDGLKGAGFYVEYKTDDARLTLEVMKKAVEYGALSTNYAKVIDFLYNDAGSIEGAIVEDTFSGETYQVQAKKVVNAGGPWVDELRGLDGSKKGKTLQLTKGAHLVFDQTAFPLKQAVYFDTPDGRMIFAIPRDGKTYVGTTDTEYDGNISHPKLTTDDRNYILDAIHYMFPTVEVTEEDVESSWVGVRPLLHEEGKDPSEISRKDEIFVSDSGLISMAGGKLTGYRKMAQSAVDLVRDQLMEEYGIRYSDSESAHLPISGGEVNGSKGFKQFREKRIQIGESIGLSNEIASKLVNLYGANVDTVFQLYKDKKPDAERAQIDPVTFAQLITALEYEMVYKPVDFFIRRTGALFFDIEWVKQHQHAVIDFMANELDWSSKQKKTYTDELDQLLEEAVQPVEIG, from the coding sequence ATGAAAATGTTTTCTAGTTATCATCGACAAGATCAATTTGAACAGCTAAATAGGGAGCAATGGGATCTGCTAGTAATCGGTGGAGGCATAACCGGCGCTGGGATTGCACTAGATGCTGCCAGCCGCGGAATGAAAACAGCGGTCGTGGAAATGCAGGACTACGCTGCCGGTACGTCCAGCCGGTCGACCAAGCTTGTACATGGAGGGCTTCGTTACTTAAAACAATTTGAGGTGAAGATGGTAGCAGAAGTTGGGAAAGAACGCGAGATTGTTTATGAGAATGGTCCCCATGTGACAACACCGGAGTGGATGATGCTGCCGTTTCACGAAGGAGGCACATTTGGTCCGTTTACGACGAGTATTGGATTAAGGGTGTATGATTATTTAGCAGGCGTTAAGAAAGGTGAACGAAGAACGATGCTGACTCCCGAGGAAACGATTGAAAGAGAACCACTCGTAAAACGCGATGGCTTGAAGGGAGCTGGGTTTTACGTGGAGTACAAAACAGACGATGCCCGGTTAACGCTTGAGGTCATGAAGAAAGCAGTGGAGTATGGTGCGCTGTCAACCAACTACGCAAAAGTAATCGACTTCTTGTACAACGATGCGGGATCGATTGAAGGGGCGATTGTGGAAGATACTTTCAGCGGAGAGACTTATCAGGTCCAAGCAAAAAAAGTTGTCAATGCAGGCGGGCCGTGGGTTGATGAATTACGTGGCCTTGATGGTTCTAAAAAAGGAAAAACACTACAGCTCACCAAAGGTGCTCACTTAGTATTTGATCAGACAGCCTTTCCATTGAAACAGGCGGTTTATTTTGACACACCTGATGGACGAATGATCTTCGCGATTCCGCGGGATGGAAAAACATATGTAGGGACAACGGATACGGAATATGACGGGAACATCTCCCATCCTAAGCTGACAACGGATGACCGAAACTATATTTTGGACGCCATTCACTACATGTTTCCAACCGTCGAAGTAACCGAAGAAGATGTAGAATCAAGCTGGGTAGGAGTAAGACCACTGCTTCATGAAGAAGGCAAAGATCCCTCAGAAATATCCCGAAAAGATGAGATTTTTGTATCCGATTCTGGCTTGATTTCAATGGCTGGCGGCAAATTGACGGGTTACCGCAAAATGGCGCAATCTGCTGTCGATTTAGTTCGCGATCAATTGATGGAAGAATACGGAATTCGCTACTCCGATTCTGAATCGGCTCATTTACCGATATCTGGCGGCGAAGTTAACGGCTCGAAAGGGTTTAAGCAATTTAGAGAGAAACGAATTCAGATTGGCGAATCCATTGGATTATCGAATGAAATAGCTAGTAAACTTGTGAACTTATACGGAGCTAATGTCGATACCGTATTTCAATTATATAAAGACAAGAAGCCAGATGCTGAACGAGCACAAATAGATCCGGTTACTTTTGCACAGCTCATAACTGCATTAGAATATGAAATGGTTTATAAACCTGTTGATTTCTTTATCCGACGGACAGGGGCACTCTTCTTTGATATCGAATGGGTGAAACAGCATCAACATGCTGTCATTGACTTTATGGCAAACGAGTTAGACTGGTCATCTAAACAAAAGAAAACGTATACGGATGAATTAGACCAATTGTTAGAGGAAGCAGTTCAGCCAGTGGAAATAGGTTAA
- the glpK gene encoding glycerol kinase GlpK: METYILSIDQGTTSSRAMLFNHDGEVIETAQREFEQYFPKPGWVEHDANEIWTSVLACIADVLTKADVEAEQVAGIGITNQRETTVIWDRHTGKPIHKAIVWQSRQTQEICNDLREQGLNDTFHDKTGLLLDPYFSGTKVKWILDHVDGAREKAENGDLMFGTIDTWLVYKLSGKKEHVTDYSNASRTLMYNIYDLKWDDELLDILGVPKSMLPEVKPSSEVYAHTVDYHFFGSNIPIAGIAGDQQAALFGQACFEKGMAKNTYGTGGFMLMNTGEEAVRSNNGLLTTLAWGLDGKVEYALEGSIFVSGSAIQWLRDGLRMIESSKQSENIAEEVDSTDGVYVVPAFVGLGTPYWDSEARGAVFGLTRGTKKSHFVRATLESLAYQAKDVVDAMVEDSKIDLKKLRVDGGAVKNDLLMQFQSDLLHVPVERPKINETTALGAAYLAGLAVDFWEDRDEISQQWSMEKDFEPQMEEEESRHLYEGWQKAVKAARVFK, translated from the coding sequence ATGGAAACATACATTTTATCGATTGATCAAGGAACAACTAGCTCACGTGCTATGTTATTCAATCACGACGGGGAAGTGATTGAAACCGCCCAAAGGGAATTTGAGCAATATTTCCCGAAGCCGGGCTGGGTCGAGCACGATGCCAATGAAATATGGACCTCTGTTCTAGCCTGTATTGCCGATGTGCTGACAAAGGCTGACGTTGAAGCGGAACAAGTTGCAGGAATTGGTATTACGAATCAGCGGGAAACGACAGTCATTTGGGATCGCCATACAGGCAAACCCATTCATAAGGCAATCGTGTGGCAATCCAGGCAGACACAGGAAATATGTAATGACCTTCGCGAGCAAGGGCTTAATGATACCTTCCACGATAAGACAGGATTGCTGTTAGATCCTTATTTTTCCGGTACGAAAGTAAAATGGATACTAGACCATGTGGATGGGGCAAGAGAGAAAGCTGAAAACGGTGACCTCATGTTTGGTACCATCGATACGTGGCTTGTTTATAAGTTATCTGGAAAAAAGGAACATGTCACGGATTATTCGAATGCATCAAGAACGTTAATGTACAACATCTATGATCTCAAATGGGATGATGAATTGCTAGACATTTTAGGTGTACCGAAGAGCATGCTCCCAGAGGTCAAGCCATCTTCTGAAGTATACGCCCATACGGTTGACTATCATTTCTTCGGAAGCAACATTCCCATTGCCGGAATTGCAGGCGATCAGCAGGCTGCCCTGTTTGGTCAGGCATGCTTTGAAAAAGGAATGGCCAAAAACACATATGGCACAGGCGGATTTATGCTCATGAATACGGGTGAAGAGGCGGTCCGTTCAAATAATGGGCTATTGACAACACTGGCATGGGGACTGGATGGAAAAGTAGAATATGCTCTTGAGGGGAGCATTTTCGTCTCAGGATCTGCTATTCAATGGCTTCGTGATGGCTTACGCATGATTGAGTCTTCCAAACAAAGTGAGAACATCGCCGAAGAAGTAGACTCCACGGACGGCGTTTATGTCGTTCCTGCTTTTGTTGGATTAGGTACACCTTATTGGGATAGTGAAGCACGTGGGGCTGTCTTTGGGTTAACACGTGGAACGAAAAAATCCCATTTTGTACGGGCTACACTTGAATCTCTGGCCTATCAAGCTAAAGATGTGGTCGATGCTATGGTCGAAGATTCGAAGATTGATTTGAAGAAACTTCGCGTGGATGGCGGAGCTGTTAAAAATGATTTGCTGATGCAGTTTCAAAGCGATCTTTTGCATGTACCGGTTGAACGTCCAAAAATCAATGAGACAACGGCCCTCGGTGCTGCTTATTTAGCGGGACTTGCTGTAGATTTCTGGGAAGATCGTGACGAAATTTCACAACAGTGGTCTATGGAAAAGGATTTCGAACCTCAGATGGAAGAAGAGGAAAGCAGGCACCTTTATGAAGGATGGCAGAAGGCTGTAAAGGCAGCGCGTGTCTTTAAATAA
- a CDS encoding glycerol-3-phosphate responsive antiterminator, translating into MINQRVLPAIKHMKDFEHLLRSDSEYIILLDTRLGLLKKLVKAGQKAGKKILIHIDLIQGLKADEYGMEFVGREVRPDGVISTRSSVIQRAKKYGLITVQRLFLIDSQAIDHNVKIIKKTQPDFVEVLPGILPGMIREIKERLGVPVIAGGLIRTKKEVDEAIDSGVSAVTTSRKELWEFNM; encoded by the coding sequence ATGATCAACCAGCGTGTATTACCTGCAATCAAGCACATGAAAGATTTTGAACACCTGCTGAGGTCAGACTCAGAATACATTATCCTGCTCGACACACGCCTTGGACTGCTCAAGAAGCTAGTTAAGGCGGGGCAAAAAGCGGGCAAAAAGATCTTAATTCATATTGATCTTATCCAAGGATTAAAAGCAGATGAATATGGGATGGAGTTTGTTGGCAGGGAAGTACGCCCAGATGGTGTGATTTCCACACGTTCTTCTGTCATTCAGCGGGCGAAAAAATATGGATTAATAACGGTTCAAAGGCTGTTCTTGATTGATAGCCAGGCCATTGACCATAATGTCAAAATTATTAAGAAAACTCAGCCGGATTTTGTAGAAGTTTTGCCTGGAATACTGCCGGGAATGATACGAGAAATAAAGGAACGATTGGGTGTGCCGGTAATCGCCGGGGGGTTAATCCGGACGAAGAAAGAAGTAGATGAGGCTATCGATTCAGGCGTATCTGCTGTCACTACTTCTCGTAAGGAACTGTGGGAGTTTAATATGTAG